GCCGTATGTGTACTCCTCCGACTGGCGCGAAATGAGCGCCTACGTATCGGCGGTGATCGAGGCCACCGATCTGCCGTGCATGCTTTACAACAATCCGGTGGCGTACAAGACCGACTTCTCGCCCGAACAGATCGCCGCGCTGGCCGCCGAGCACCCGAATGTGCAGGCGGTGAAGGAATCGTCCGGCGAGATCCGCCGTTTCGCTGCGCTGAAGTCGCTGCTGGGTGACCGGCTGCAGCTGCTGGTCGGCATGGACGACGCGCTGGTCGAAGGCGTCTGCATGGGTGCCACCGGCTGGATCGCCGGGCTGGTCAACGCGTACCCGAAGGAATCGGTGCGCCTGTTCGAGCTGGCCCGCGAAGGCGGCTCCGCCGCTGCCGCCGAGCTGTACGCGTGGTTCCTGCCGCTGTTGCGGCTCGACACCGTGCCGAAGTTTGTGCAGCTGATCAAGCTGGTGCAGCAGGTAGTGGGATTGGGCAGCGAGCGCGTGCGCGCACCGCGACTGGTGCTCGAAGGCGCCGAGCGCGAAGGCGCGATGCGCGTGATCAAGCACGCCATCGCCACCCACCCGGAGCCTTGAGATGGACGTCCAGGCCTCGCTGGTCGGTGGCCGCTGGCGCGCACCCGCGTCCCCGGCGAAGTCGTTTCGCGCGGTGGACCCGGCCACCGGCGAAACCATCGGGCCAGCCTTTCCCGTCAACAGCGCCGACGAGATCGAAGCGGCGCTGGGCAGCGCCTGCGCGGCGGCCGCAGAGCTCGCCGCGACGCCCGCTGCCCGCATCGCCGACTTCCTCGATGCGTACGCCCAGGCCATCGAGGACGATGCAGCCAGCTTGGTGGCGCTGGCCCATGCGGAAACCGCCTTGCCCGCCGAAACCCGGCTGACGGCGGTGGAGCTGCCGCGCACCACACGGCAGTTGCGCATGGCGGCGCAGGCAGCGCGCGAGCACAGCTGGACGCATCCCGTGATCGATACCGCCGGCGGCCTGCGTTCCCACTACGCCCCGCTGCACAAACCCGTGCTGATCTTCGGGCCGAACAATTTCCCGTTCGCGTTCAACGCGGTCGCCGGCAGCGACTTCGCCTCGGCCATCGCCGCACGCAATCCGGTGATCGCCAAGGCACATCCCTCGCACCCGGCCACCAGCCGGCGGCTCGCTGAGCTGGCGCACGGCGCCTTGCGCCAGGTCGGCCTGCCGCTCGCCACCGTGCAGTTGCTGTATCAGTTCGATGCCGAGCTTGGCCTGCGACTGGCCGGTGACGCGCGCCTAGGCGCGATCGGCTTCACCGGCAGTCGCCACGCCGGCATGGCGCTCAAGGCGGCGGCAGATCGCGCCGGCATTCCGGCCTACATGGAGATGTCCAGCGTCAATCCGGTCTTCATGCTGCCGGGCGCGCTGGCCGAGCGCGGTGAACTGCTGGCGCAGGAGTTCTTCGCCTCCTGCACG
This is a stretch of genomic DNA from Rhodanobacter sp. FDAARGOS 1247. It encodes these proteins:
- a CDS encoding dihydrodipicolinate synthase family protein, whose protein sequence is MTTHALWQGVIPAITTPFNADGTVDHDFLALHAGKLLDAGCTGVVPLGSLGEAATLSFDEKVAIMRTLVAAVGDRAPVIPGIAALSTDEGVRLAREAKLAGCAALMVLPPYVYSSDWREMSAYVSAVIEATDLPCMLYNNPVAYKTDFSPEQIAALAAEHPNVQAVKESSGEIRRFAALKSLLGDRLQLLVGMDDALVEGVCMGATGWIAGLVNAYPKESVRLFELAREGGSAAAAELYAWFLPLLRLDTVPKFVQLIKLVQQVVGLGSERVRAPRLVLEGAEREGAMRVIKHAIATHPEP
- a CDS encoding aldehyde dehydrogenase (NADP(+)); this translates as MDVQASLVGGRWRAPASPAKSFRAVDPATGETIGPAFPVNSADEIEAALGSACAAAAELAATPAARIADFLDAYAQAIEDDAASLVALAHAETALPAETRLTAVELPRTTRQLRMAAQAAREHSWTHPVIDTAGGLRSHYAPLHKPVLIFGPNNFPFAFNAVAGSDFASAIAARNPVIAKAHPSHPATSRRLAELAHGALRQVGLPLATVQLLYQFDAELGLRLAGDARLGAIGFTGSRHAGMALKAAADRAGIPAYMEMSSVNPVFMLPGALAERGELLAQEFFASCTMGAGQFCTNPGLLVVPEDAAGDAFVSATLPLFAAAPPGVLFGRGVLEQLEASVAALCGWGATCLVGGTSAGPGFRYRPTLLQVGARAFLKHPRELQREAFGPTSLLVRPRDADDMLAIAASFEGNLTGTFHAASDGSDDTLLASLARILRPRVGRLIMNRMPTGVAVSPAMNHGGPYPSTSHAGFTAVGMPAAIRRFAALHCYDHVTDSLLPDELRDRNPGKLARLVDGHWRDDDLAPRGENGP